One Gadus morhua chromosome 13, gadMor3.0, whole genome shotgun sequence genomic window carries:
- the arl8bb gene encoding ADP-ribosylation factor-like 8Bb: MLALMNRLLDWFRSLFWKEEMELTLVGLQYSGKTTFVNVIASGQFSEDMIPTVGFNMRKVTKGNVTIKIWDIGGQPRFRSMWERYCRGVNAIVYMVDAADREKVEASRNELHNLLDKPQLQGIPVLVLGNKRDLPNALDEKQLIEKMNLSAIQDREICCYSVSCKEKDNIDITLQWLIQHSKSRRS, translated from the exons ATGTTGGCTCTCATGAACAGGCTTTTGGACTGGTTCCGCTCTCTGTTCTGgaaagaggagatggagctCACATTAGTGGGACTTCAGTACTCGGGGAAGACGACGTTCGTCAACGTTATAGCG TCGGGCCAGTTCAGTGAAGACATGATTCCCACTGTGGGCTTCAACATGCGGAAAGTAACAAAAGGCAACGTGACAATAAAG ATATGGGACATTGGTGGGCAACCTCGCTTCAGAAGCATGTGGGAGCGCTACTGTCGGGGGGTCAATGCTATTGT TTACATGGTGGATGCTGCAGACCGAGAAAAGGTGGAAGCTTCCAGGAACGAACTGCACAACCTTTTAGACAAACCCCAGCTACAAGGAATACCC GTTTTAGTACTTGGCAACAAAAGAGATCTCCCCAACGCACTGGATGAGAAGCAACTTATTGAGAAAAT GAACCTTTCTGCTATTCAGGACAGGGAGATCTGCTGCTACTCCGTCTCCTGCAAAGAGAAAGACAACATAG ACATCACCCTGCAGTGGCTCATCCAGCACTCCAAGTCGCGGAGAAGCTGA